The Neisseria sicca genome includes a window with the following:
- the smc gene encoding chromosome segregation protein SMC — MRLTHIKLSGFKSFTDPTTIHVPGQLVAVIGPNGCGKSNVIDAVRWVLGEASAKQLRGESMQDVIFNGAATRRPAPRASVELVFDNSDHSLQGAWGQYAEVSIKRQLTRQGESTYFINNQTVRRRDITDLFLGTGVGARGYAVIEQGMISRIIEARPEELRAYIEEAAGVSKYKERRKETEGRLKDTREHLQRLGDLQNELARQVEKLEKQAETAERYKYLTAQLNQQQDLLDYAQWQQSLASADKATAQHQSLQAQQDETVAQVQVLNDEVHALQTAEQSQQQTVHELSNKRGVLREQIARLEEQIRHQQNLHQRIERDKQAAQAQMQRIHQEQQQIRVQLEENELQAEEKQTELAEWAMQVAEHEERLPELEEAQATLNAAFQTQQDEANRIRRELALKQQQLAHAEQTVAKHEERKGRLKQENQALNLPDEAETAAAQEAAALLQSQQEHYEEQIIAAEEALHTAREAFQTTSNRFQSLKQQHITLQAQQQALSQILSQQQEAADFWQATDHAATPQLWQHITAPAEWQHALSVILAERLHARAVPHGFVPPAPLPQGQAAWLSDDLSGGIKKSLPVQALLNQIQAQPPFQTALHHWLDGVLCAPDLSYALAHQSDLGAHQIWLTPEGHQVDKVSVLLYAKSEQESLIAQKARLDGIASELENLAPELSAAEAAFKQAEATVRSSEVQHKNLMQQQQQHTRQYSQAQQRAAELLARTNQGQIRREHIERELAQLAEEQTVLQHTSDGLSDDIATLQEAAAELEHQQQTTAHSRQEQQGRLKQAQLALLEANRQYGLAEVAVHKLNQQKQNYQQQIARLEQQTLDWQERQQELALAYETEFQNDEQHIKLDELTEAVHTLDEEYIAVQEKLAQIQEQGREQYARVQALQTKLPQLQAATQTALLQQQEALINAKRYHQNLTERAADLDALEALAKESPKVLNSSIGSLTQQIEALGAVNLAALQELEEARERDGYYRSQSEDVQAAITLLEEAIAQIDDKTKERFKETFDAVNGKVQTFFPTLFGGGEATLKMIGDDLLTAGVSIMARPPGKKNSTIHLLSGGEKALTAMSLVFALFSLNPAPFCLLDEVDAPLDDANTSRFCNLVKEMSAQTQFLYISHNRLTMEMAEQLVGVTMQEKGVSRVVAVDIKQALEMAEP, encoded by the coding sequence ATGCGCCTGACCCACATCAAACTCTCCGGCTTCAAATCTTTTACCGACCCGACCACGATTCATGTTCCGGGGCAGCTTGTTGCGGTTATCGGGCCGAACGGCTGCGGCAAGTCGAATGTGATTGACGCGGTGCGCTGGGTGTTGGGCGAGGCTTCGGCGAAGCAGCTTCGCGGCGAGAGTATGCAGGACGTGATTTTTAACGGTGCGGCGACACGCCGTCCTGCGCCGAGGGCTTCGGTGGAGCTGGTGTTTGACAACAGCGACCACAGTTTGCAGGGGGCGTGGGGGCAGTATGCCGAGGTGAGCATCAAGCGGCAGCTGACGCGGCAGGGCGAATCGACTTATTTCATCAACAATCAGACCGTGCGCCGCCGCGACATTACCGATTTGTTCTTGGGTACGGGCGTGGGCGCGCGCGGTTATGCTGTCATCGAGCAGGGGATGATTTCGCGCATCATCGAGGCGCGGCCGGAGGAGTTGCGCGCCTATATCGAGGAAGCGGCGGGCGTGTCCAAATATAAGGAACGCCGCAAGGAGACGGAAGGCCGTCTGAAAGACACGCGCGAGCATTTGCAGCGTTTGGGCGATTTGCAGAATGAGTTGGCGCGTCAGGTGGAAAAGCTGGAAAAACAGGCGGAAACTGCCGAACGCTACAAATACCTGACCGCGCAGTTGAACCAACAACAGGATTTGCTCGATTACGCCCAATGGCAGCAATCGCTTGCCTCCGCCGACAAGGCGACCGCGCAGCATCAGTCTTTACAGGCGCAGCAGGACGAAACCGTCGCGCAGGTTCAGGTGTTAAACGACGAAGTACACGCCTTGCAGACCGCCGAACAGTCGCAGCAGCAGACGGTGCACGAATTGAGCAACAAACGCGGCGTGTTGCGCGAGCAGATTGCCCGCTTAGAAGAACAAATCCGCCATCAGCAAAACCTGCACCAACGCATCGAACGCGACAAGCAGGCGGCGCAGGCGCAGATGCAGCGCATACATCAGGAGCAGCAGCAAATCCGCGTGCAGCTTGAAGAAAACGAGTTGCAGGCCGAGGAAAAGCAAACCGAATTGGCGGAATGGGCGATGCAGGTTGCCGAACACGAAGAGCGTCTGCCCGAATTGGAAGAAGCCCAAGCCACGCTCAACGCCGCCTTCCAAACCCAGCAGGACGAGGCAAACCGCATTCGCCGCGAACTGGCGTTGAAGCAGCAGCAGCTTGCCCATGCCGAACAAACCGTTGCCAAGCACGAAGAGCGCAAAGGTCGTCTGAAACAGGAAAACCAAGCCCTGAACCTGCCCGACGAAGCCGAAACCGCCGCTGCGCAGGAAGCCGCCGCCTTGTTGCAAAGCCAGCAAGAGCATTACGAAGAACAAATCATCGCCGCCGAAGAAGCCTTACACACCGCCCGCGAGGCGTTTCAGACGACCTCAAACCGCTTCCAAAGCCTGAAGCAGCAACACATCACTTTGCAGGCGCAACAGCAGGCGTTGTCGCAAATCCTGTCGCAACAGCAGGAAGCCGCCGACTTCTGGCAGGCAACCGACCACGCCGCCACGCCGCAACTGTGGCAACACATCACCGCGCCCGCCGAGTGGCAGCATGCCTTGTCCGTCATCCTTGCCGAACGCCTGCATGCCCGCGCCGTGCCGCACGGCTTCGTGCCGCCCGCGCCGTTGCCCCAAGGGCAGGCGGCATGGCTTTCAGACGACCTCTCGGGCGGCATCAAAAAATCTCTGCCCGTACAGGCATTACTGAACCAAATCCAAGCGCAGCCGCCGTTTCAGACGGCATTGCACCACTGGCTCGACGGCGTATTGTGCGCGCCCGATTTGAGTTACGCCCTCGCGCATCAAAGTGATTTGGGCGCACACCAAATCTGGCTCACGCCCGAAGGCCATCAGGTCGACAAAGTCAGCGTCCTGCTCTATGCCAAATCTGAGCAGGAAAGCCTGATTGCTCAAAAAGCACGCCTCGACGGCATTGCATCCGAACTGGAAAACCTCGCCCCCGAACTTTCTGCCGCCGAAGCCGCGTTCAAACAGGCGGAGGCTACCGTGCGCTCGTCCGAAGTGCAACACAAAAACCTGATGCAGCAGCAACAGCAGCACACGCGCCAATACAGCCAGGCGCAGCAACGCGCCGCCGAACTTCTGGCGCGCACCAACCAAGGGCAAATCCGCCGCGAACACATCGAGCGCGAACTGGCGCAGTTGGCGGAAGAACAGACCGTGTTGCAACACACGTCCGACGGGCTTTCAGACGACATCGCTACTTTGCAGGAAGCCGCCGCCGAACTCGAACACCAGCAGCAAACCACCGCACACAGCCGCCAAGAGCAGCAAGGCCGTCTGAAACAGGCGCAGCTTGCCCTGTTGGAAGCCAACCGCCAATACGGGCTGGCCGAAGTCGCCGTCCACAAGCTCAACCAGCAAAAACAAAACTACCAGCAGCAAATCGCCCGGCTCGAACAGCAAACCCTAGACTGGCAGGAACGCCAGCAAGAGCTTGCCCTCGCCTATGAAACCGAGTTCCAAAACGACGAGCAGCACATCAAGCTCGACGAGCTGACCGAAGCCGTGCACACGCTGGACGAAGAATACATCGCCGTGCAGGAAAAACTCGCGCAGATTCAGGAGCAGGGCAGGGAACAATACGCCCGCGTACAAGCCCTGCAAACCAAGCTGCCGCAGCTTCAGGCCGCCACCCAAACCGCCCTGCTGCAACAGCAGGAAGCCCTGATTAACGCCAAACGCTACCATCAAAACCTGACCGAACGCGCCGCCGATTTGGACGCGCTCGAAGCGTTGGCGAAAGAATCGCCGAAAGTATTAAACAGCAGCATCGGCAGCCTCACCCAGCAAATCGAAGCCCTCGGCGCCGTCAACCTCGCCGCCCTGCAAGAACTCGAAGAAGCGCGCGAACGCGACGGCTACTACCGCAGCCAGAGCGAAGACGTGCAGGCCGCCATCACCCTTTTGGAAGAAGCCATCGCCCAAATCGACGACAAAACCAAAGAGCGTTTCAAAGAAACCTTCGACGCCGTCAACGGCAAAGTCCAAACCTTCTTCCCGACCCTCTTCGGCGGCGGCGAAGCCACCCTCAAAATGATAGGCGACGACCTCCTGACCGCCGGCGTGTCCATCATGGCGCGTCCGCCCGGCAAGAAAAACAGCACCATCCACCTCCTCTCCGGCGGCGAAAAAGCCCTCACCGCCATGAGCCTCGTGTTTGCCCTGTTCAGCCTCAACCCCGCCCCCTTCTGCCTTCTGGACGAAGTCGACGCCCCGCTGGACGACGCCAACACCTCGCGCTTCTGCAACCTGGTCAAAGAAATGTCGGCGCAAACCCAGTTCCTCTACATCTCCCACAACCGCCTGACCATGGAAATGGCAGAGCAGCTCGTCGGCGTAACCATGCAGGAAAAAGGCGTCTCGCGCGTCGTCGCCGTAGACATCAAGCAGGCGTTGGAAATGGCGGAACCGTGA
- a CDS encoding YMGG-like glycine zipper-containing protein — translation MTIKPLMAVLLAASLSLPSINVEARGTDNQRKATLIGAAAGAALGGLLGNDEQSAFIGAVAGGLAGNAYAYRNKKMNQKDNDSYWYDRRYRDYRYDRDGYDYDDPYYSEARYKRHKHHYRKYRDWYNDYYDYNDD, via the coding sequence ATGACTATAAAACCACTTATGGCGGTATTGCTCGCCGCCAGCCTCAGCCTCCCCTCCATCAATGTGGAAGCTAGGGGCACTGACAACCAAAGAAAAGCTACCCTTATCGGTGCAGCAGCAGGCGCAGCTTTAGGCGGACTGTTGGGTAACGATGAACAAAGCGCGTTCATTGGCGCGGTAGCAGGTGGTTTGGCAGGTAATGCATACGCCTATCGAAATAAAAAAATGAACCAGAAAGACAACGACAGCTATTGGTACGACCGCCGTTACCGCGACTACCGCTACGATCGTGATGGTTACGACTATGACGATCCTTACTACAGTGAGGCACGCTACAAAAGACATAAACACCACTATCGTAAATACCGCGACTGGTACAATGATTACTACGATTACAACGATGATTAA
- a CDS encoding flotillin family protein yields the protein MNLVSIGIIAGVILVALFVLGLILTRLYRRASKEVSFVRTGFGGEKVIMNGGAMVLPVLHEIIPVNMNTLRLEVRRAAQQALITRDRMRVDVMAEFYVRVKPSAESIATAAQTLGMKTMSPDELKDLVEGKFVDALRAVAAEMAMEELHEKRVDFVQKVQQVVSEDLFKNGLELETVSLTGLDQTSFEFFNPQNAFDAEGLTKLTETIEGRRKKRNEIEQDTDLAIKTKNLEAEQQRLKISREEEYAKLEQEREIAVRRAEQEASIAEQEAQKKREAEEAKIAAEREVDLKRIAAERDIKNEDIRKAQAVEQAEVERRKAIELAEQDRAIAVAEKSRAESEAKAEADKARAAAVREEESVITVRETERAERAKAVELIAAEEAAQKDAISLTVAAEAEKQAAQDRAEAVRIAAEAEAEKQRLQAKGEADAKVLLAQAQEQQYKVDAEGTRAVNEAANVLSVEQVEMQVRLALLKHLPDIIRESVRPMENIDDIKILQVNGLGGFSGAANSSEGVSDGQTTQASLADQMVNSALRYRSQAPLVDGLLKELGLNGGDINGLTQGLDKGIGKE from the coding sequence ATGAACTTAGTTTCCATCGGCATCATCGCCGGCGTCATACTCGTCGCGCTGTTCGTACTCGGCCTTATCCTCACCCGCCTGTACCGCCGCGCCAGCAAAGAAGTCTCCTTCGTCCGCACCGGCTTCGGCGGCGAAAAAGTCATCATGAACGGCGGCGCGATGGTGCTGCCCGTGCTGCACGAAATCATTCCCGTTAACATGAACACATTGCGTCTCGAAGTGCGCCGCGCGGCGCAGCAGGCGTTGATTACCCGCGACCGGATGCGCGTTGACGTGATGGCGGAATTTTACGTCCGCGTCAAACCCAGCGCGGAGAGCATCGCCACCGCCGCGCAAACGCTGGGTATGAAAACCATGTCGCCCGACGAATTGAAAGACCTCGTCGAAGGTAAATTCGTCGATGCCCTGCGCGCCGTTGCCGCCGAAATGGCGATGGAAGAGCTGCACGAAAAACGTGTTGATTTCGTTCAGAAAGTGCAACAAGTCGTCAGCGAAGATTTGTTTAAAAACGGCCTCGAACTCGAAACCGTCTCCCTGACCGGCCTCGACCAAACCAGCTTTGAGTTTTTCAACCCGCAAAACGCTTTTGACGCGGAAGGTCTGACCAAATTGACCGAAACCATCGAAGGCCGCCGCAAAAAACGCAACGAAATCGAACAAGACACCGATTTGGCGATTAAAACCAAAAACCTCGAAGCCGAGCAGCAACGCCTGAAAATCTCGCGTGAAGAAGAATACGCCAAACTCGAACAAGAACGCGAAATCGCCGTGCGCCGCGCCGAACAGGAAGCCAGCATCGCCGAGCAGGAAGCGCAGAAAAAACGTGAAGCGGAAGAAGCCAAAATCGCCGCCGAACGCGAAGTGGATTTGAAACGCATCGCCGCCGAACGCGACATTAAAAACGAAGATATCCGCAAAGCCCAAGCCGTCGAGCAGGCGGAGGTCGAGCGCCGCAAAGCTATCGAGCTTGCCGAACAAGACCGCGCCATTGCCGTTGCCGAGAAATCGCGTGCCGAATCCGAAGCCAAAGCCGAGGCCGACAAAGCCCGTGCCGCCGCCGTGCGTGAAGAAGAGAGCGTGATTACCGTACGCGAAACCGAACGCGCCGAGCGTGCCAAAGCGGTTGAACTGATTGCCGCCGAAGAAGCCGCACAAAAAGACGCGATTTCGCTCACCGTCGCCGCCGAAGCCGAGAAACAGGCCGCGCAAGACCGCGCCGAAGCCGTGCGCATCGCCGCGGAAGCCGAAGCCGAGAAACAACGCCTGCAAGCCAAAGGTGAAGCCGATGCCAAAGTCCTGTTGGCACAAGCGCAAGAGCAGCAATACAAAGTCGATGCCGAAGGTACCCGCGCCGTCAACGAAGCCGCCAACGTCCTGAGCGTCGAGCAAGTCGAAATGCAAGTGCGCCTCGCCCTGTTGAAACACCTGCCCGACATCATCCGCGAATCCGTGCGTCCGATGGAAAACATCGACGACATCAAGATTCTGCAAGTCAACGGCTTGGGCGGGTTCAGCGGCGCTGCCAACAGCTCCGAAGGCGTGTCGGACGGCCAAACCACACAAGCCAGCCTCGCCGACCAAATGGTCAACAGCGCCCTGCGCTACCGCAGCCAAGCCCCGCTGGTTGACGGTCTCTTGAAAGAATTGGGTCTGAACGGCGGCGACATCAACGGTCTGACGCAAGGGCTGGATAAAGGCATCGGCAAAGAATAA
- a CDS encoding N-acetylmuramoyl-L-alanine amidase, which produces MVKFKLTRRQVVRQTAGLLFTLTPIASALAKAAPPAQFVAARIWPSHAYTRITIESSRALQYQHFALENPGRLVVDIQNANINSVLQGISGKVLPDDPYIRSIRAGQNTPTTVRVVIDLKQNTHPQVFSLAPVGGFKNRLVIDLYPHGVDANDPMMALLNGNPPKRMQTQRPAERTNIAQDAPARSNRGGRRPVVMIDPGHGGEDPGAIGPSGLKEKNVVLSIAREAKKRLEGIGYTVYMTRNEDIFIPLAVRVAKARARNADVFVSIHADAFTSPSARGTGVYMLNTKGATSSAAKFLAQTQNNADAIGGVLKSGNRSVDNAILDMTQTATMRDSRILGHSVLTELGKLNQLHKGRVDEANFAVLRAPDIPSILVETAFLSNPTEERLLGSDSFRRQCADAIATGIQKYVNNAVLRRG; this is translated from the coding sequence ATGGTTAAATTCAAACTGACACGAAGACAAGTCGTCCGCCAAACTGCCGGACTGTTGTTCACCCTCACGCCGATTGCCTCCGCCCTCGCCAAAGCCGCGCCGCCCGCCCAATTCGTCGCCGCCCGTATTTGGCCTTCGCACGCCTATACCCGCATCACCATCGAAAGCTCGCGCGCGCTGCAATATCAGCATTTCGCCCTGGAAAACCCCGGCAGGCTCGTCGTCGACATCCAAAACGCCAACATCAACAGCGTCCTGCAAGGCATTTCCGGCAAAGTCCTGCCCGACGACCCCTATATCCGCAGCATCCGCGCCGGACAAAACACCCCGACGACTGTGCGCGTTGTGATCGACCTCAAGCAAAACACTCATCCGCAAGTCTTCTCGCTTGCCCCTGTCGGCGGCTTTAAAAACCGCCTCGTGATCGACCTTTATCCGCACGGCGTCGATGCCAACGACCCGATGATGGCGCTGCTCAACGGCAATCCGCCGAAACGCATGCAAACGCAACGTCCTGCCGAGCGCACGAACATTGCCCAAGATGCGCCTGCGCGTTCCAACCGCGGAGGCCGCCGTCCTGTCGTCATGATAGACCCCGGTCATGGCGGCGAAGACCCCGGCGCGATCGGTCCCAGCGGCTTGAAAGAGAAAAACGTCGTCCTCTCCATCGCCCGCGAAGCCAAAAAACGCCTCGAAGGCATAGGCTACACCGTTTACATGACCCGCAACGAAGACATCTTCATCCCGTTGGCCGTACGCGTCGCCAAAGCCCGCGCACGCAATGCCGACGTGTTCGTCTCCATCCACGCCGACGCCTTCACCAGCCCGTCTGCGCGCGGTACCGGCGTTTACATGCTCAACACCAAAGGCGCGACCAGCTCCGCCGCTAAATTCCTCGCCCAAACCCAAAACAACGCCGACGCCATCGGCGGCGTCCTTAAAAGCGGCAACCGCAGCGTCGATAACGCCATTCTCGACATGACCCAAACCGCCACCATGCGCGACAGCCGCATACTCGGACACTCCGTCCTGACCGAATTGGGCAAACTCAACCAGCTCCACAAAGGCCGCGTTGACGAAGCCAATTTCGCCGTCCTGCGCGCGCCTGATATTCCGTCTATCCTTGTCGAAACCGCCTTCCTGTCCAACCCGACCGAAGAGCGGTTGCTCGGCAGCGACTCCTTCCGCCGCCAATGCGCCGATGCCATCGCCACCGGCATCCAAAAATACGTCAACAACGCCGTATTGCGCAGAGGGTAA
- the asd gene encoding aspartate-semialdehyde dehydrogenase: MKVGFVGWRGMVGSVLMQRMQEENDFAHIPEAFFFTTSNAGGAAPDFGQAAKTLLDANDVAELAKMDIIVTCQGGDYTKSVFQPLRDSGWNGYWIDAASSLRMKDDAIIVLDPVNRNVIDNGLKNGVKNYIGGNCTVSLMLMALGGLFQNDLVEWATSMTYQAASGAGAKNMRELISGMGAIHAKVADELADPSSAILDIDRKVSDFLRSEDYPKANFGVPLAGSLIPWIDVDLGNGQSKEEWKGGVETNKILGRSDNPTVIDGLCVRIGSMRCHSQAITLKLKKDLPVSEIEAILAGANDWVKVIPNEKEASIHELTPAKVTGTLSVPVGRIRKLGMGGEYISAFTVGDQLLWGAAEPLRRVLRIVLGSL, translated from the coding sequence ATGAAAGTAGGTTTCGTCGGCTGGCGCGGCATGGTCGGTTCGGTTTTGATGCAGCGTATGCAAGAAGAAAACGACTTCGCCCACATTCCCGAAGCGTTCTTCTTCACCACATCCAACGCCGGCGGCGCGGCACCTGATTTCGGTCAGGCGGCTAAAACATTATTGGACGCGAACGATGTTGCCGAACTGGCGAAAATGGACATCATCGTAACCTGCCAAGGCGGCGATTACACCAAATCCGTATTCCAACCCCTGCGCGACAGCGGCTGGAACGGCTACTGGATTGACGCGGCGTCCTCCCTGCGCATGAAAGACGACGCGATTATCGTCCTCGACCCTGTCAACCGCAACGTCATCGACAACGGCCTCAAAAACGGCGTGAAAAACTACATTGGCGGCAACTGTACCGTCTCCCTGATGCTGATGGCGCTGGGCGGCCTGTTCCAAAACGATTTGGTCGAATGGGCGACCAGCATGACCTACCAAGCCGCATCCGGCGCGGGCGCGAAAAACATGCGCGAACTCATCAGCGGCATGGGCGCGATTCACGCCAAAGTGGCGGACGAGCTTGCCGATCCTTCCAGCGCGATTCTCGACATCGACCGCAAAGTGTCCGATTTCCTGCGCAGCGAAGACTATCCGAAAGCCAACTTCGGCGTACCGCTCGCCGGCAGCCTGATTCCGTGGATTGATGTAGATTTGGGCAACGGTCAGTCCAAAGAAGAATGGAAAGGCGGCGTGGAAACCAACAAAATCCTCGGTCGCAGCGACAATCCGACCGTAATCGACGGCTTGTGCGTCCGCATCGGCTCTATGCGCTGCCACAGCCAAGCCATCACCCTGAAGCTGAAAAAAGACCTGCCCGTTTCTGAAATCGAAGCGATTTTGGCAGGCGCAAACGACTGGGTGAAAGTCATCCCCAATGAAAAAGAAGCCAGCATCCACGAGCTGACGCCCGCCAAAGTAACCGGTACGCTGTCCGTTCCTGTCGGACGCATCCGCAAACTGGGCATGGGCGGCGAATACATCAGCGCGTTCACCGTCGGCGACCAGCTCTTGTGGGGCGCAGCCGAACCTCTGCGCCGCGTATTGCGCATCGTGTTGGGCAGTTTGTAA
- a CDS encoding sodium-dependent transporter, with translation MSDSKTNERATFSNRRAFMIAAIGSAVGLGNIWRFPYIAFENGGGAFLLPYLVALLTAGIPLLLLDYAIGHRYRGSAPLAFRRLGRWFEPVGWWNVMTNVIICIYYAVIIGWSASYAYYSLNAAWGADPQAFFFKDFLNMAGPEALGLDFVGKVVGPLIGVWLFTCIIMALGVQKGVAGASSFFMPLLLIMFIIMVGISLTLPGAAKGLDALFTPDWSKLSDPKVWVAAYGQIFFSLSICFGIMVTYSSYLKKKTDLGGTGLVVGFANSSFELLAGIGVFAALGFMAQAKGQAVSEVASSGIGLAFIAFPTIINQAGTMGAIIGILFFGSLVFAGITSMISIVEVIVAAIQDKLNIGRVNATLLVCIPMGIISTLLFGTTTGLPVLDVMDKFVNTYGIVAAGFVYVLAIIALRKLPELRNHLNALSSVRVGAIWTACVIFTVAMLGYMLYQDTIGLLKENYSKYPDDFLNIFGWGMSIGLIVIAVLLSLLPWKHGQNFNVKDEHEHEQGDKE, from the coding sequence GTGTCTGATTCCAAAACAAACGAACGCGCGACGTTTAGCAACCGCCGCGCGTTTATGATTGCCGCCATCGGCTCTGCCGTCGGCTTGGGCAATATCTGGCGTTTCCCCTACATCGCCTTCGAAAACGGCGGCGGCGCATTTCTCCTCCCTTATCTGGTCGCGCTCTTGACTGCGGGCATCCCGCTGCTGCTGCTCGACTACGCCATCGGCCACCGCTACCGCGGCTCCGCTCCGCTGGCTTTCCGCCGCCTCGGCCGCTGGTTCGAGCCTGTGGGCTGGTGGAACGTCATGACCAACGTCATCATCTGTATCTACTACGCGGTTATCATCGGCTGGTCGGCAAGCTATGCGTATTACTCGCTGAACGCGGCATGGGGCGCAGATCCGCAGGCGTTTTTCTTTAAAGACTTTTTGAACATGGCAGGTCCTGAAGCTTTGGGCTTGGATTTTGTCGGCAAAGTCGTCGGCCCGCTGATCGGCGTATGGCTGTTTACCTGCATCATCATGGCTTTGGGCGTACAAAAAGGCGTGGCAGGCGCATCTTCGTTTTTCATGCCGCTGCTGTTGATTATGTTCATCATCATGGTCGGCATCTCGCTGACGCTGCCGGGCGCGGCTAAGGGCTTGGATGCACTGTTTACGCCCGACTGGTCGAAACTTTCTGATCCGAAAGTCTGGGTTGCCGCATACGGTCAGATTTTCTTCTCGCTCTCCATCTGCTTTGGCATCATGGTGACTTACTCTTCCTATCTGAAGAAAAAAACCGACTTGGGCGGTACCGGCTTGGTCGTCGGCTTTGCCAACAGCAGCTTTGAATTGCTCGCCGGTATCGGCGTATTCGCCGCGCTGGGCTTTATGGCGCAAGCCAAAGGACAAGCCGTCAGCGAAGTGGCTTCCAGCGGCATCGGCTTGGCATTCATCGCCTTCCCAACCATCATCAACCAAGCCGGCACTATGGGCGCAATCATCGGCATATTGTTCTTCGGTTCGCTGGTATTCGCAGGCATTACCTCGATGATTTCCATCGTCGAGGTCATCGTTGCCGCCATTCAGGACAAATTGAACATCGGCCGTGTCAACGCCACCCTGCTCGTCTGCATTCCGATGGGCATTATCTCCACCCTGCTCTTCGGCACGACTACCGGTCTGCCCGTTTTGGATGTCATGGACAAATTCGTCAACACCTACGGCATCGTTGCCGCCGGCTTCGTCTACGTTTTGGCCATCATCGCCCTGCGCAAACTGCCCGAGCTGCGCAACCACCTGAATGCGCTCTCTTCCGTCCGCGTCGGCGCGATTTGGACTGCCTGCGTCATCTTTACCGTTGCCATGCTCGGCTATATGTTGTACCAAGACACAATTGGCCTGCTTAAAGAAAACTACTCGAAATATCCCGACGATTTCCTCAATATCTTCGGCTGGGGTATGTCGATCGGTCTGATTGTCATCGCTGTGTTGCTGTCGCTTCTGCCTTGGAAACATGGTCAAAACTTCAACGTCAAAGACGAACACGAACATGAACAAGGAGACAAAGAATGA
- a CDS encoding methionine/alanine import family NSS transporter small subunit, whose protein sequence is MSTSAIIMMIIALVVIWGGFILSVWRLPEE, encoded by the coding sequence ATGAGTACCTCAGCCATCATCATGATGATTATCGCACTCGTCGTCATCTGGGGCGGATTCATTCTGTCCGTATGGCGGCTGCCTGAAGAATAG
- the tsaE gene encoding tRNA (adenosine(37)-N6)-threonylcarbamoyltransferase complex ATPase subunit type 1 TsaE has translation MSEGVTFSRQLPDEESTLELGGSWAKSLRAPLVIHLQGDLGAGKTTFTRGILRGLGHTGAVKSPTYAIVESYPLEAFTLHHFDLYRFASPEEWEDAGLDDLFSPDSVCIIEWPQQGGAFTPPADITVSLNHAAQGRACTATAHTANGQKSLEAWLNSN, from the coding sequence ATGAGCGAGGGCGTAACCTTTTCCCGCCAGCTTCCCGACGAAGAGTCCACACTCGAGCTGGGCGGAAGTTGGGCAAAATCGTTGCGCGCGCCATTGGTCATCCATCTGCAAGGCGATTTGGGCGCGGGAAAAACCACGTTCACACGCGGCATCCTGCGCGGACTCGGACACACCGGCGCGGTCAAAAGCCCGACCTACGCCATCGTCGAATCCTACCCGCTGGAAGCGTTCACGCTCCATCATTTCGACCTTTACCGCTTTGCCTCGCCCGAAGAATGGGAAGATGCGGGTCTGGACGACCTGTTCTCCCCTGACAGCGTCTGCATCATCGAATGGCCGCAACAGGGCGGCGCGTTCACGCCGCCCGCAGACATCACCGTATCCCTGAATCACGCCGCGCAGGGCAGGGCCTGCACCGCTACCGCACACACTGCCAACGGACAAAAAAGTTTAGAAGCATGGTTAAATTCAAACTGA